In the genome of Persephonella sp. KM09-Lau-8, one region contains:
- a CDS encoding MinD/ParA family protein, whose amino-acid sequence MRDQAEKLRDMVKNRKSLDFQVISITSGKGGVGKTSFTVNLAYQLQKAGKSVLILDADLALANVDIILGERPKYNLLHLLSGEKNINEIIWESKYGIKFIPASSGFEELANLPQEKQIQIINSFQEIYYNFDIMLIDTSAGISENVINFCLASDRTIVITTPDPTALADSYAISRILLNYKSDNMDLGLVVNLVESEEEAEKMYRGMNNILREFTGKEISYYGFIRKDKKLSESVRDRYVLSAVNPKATYSQDVEAIARYIIDGKRPIRKENFWNRFLNNLKNLKLD is encoded by the coding sequence ATGAGAGACCAGGCTGAAAAACTTAGAGATATGGTAAAAAATAGGAAATCACTTGATTTTCAGGTTATATCTATAACCTCTGGTAAAGGTGGAGTCGGAAAAACAAGTTTTACTGTAAATCTGGCCTATCAGCTTCAAAAAGCTGGTAAAAGTGTTCTTATACTTGATGCTGACCTTGCCCTTGCAAATGTGGATATTATTCTGGGAGAACGTCCTAAATACAACCTCCTTCATCTTTTATCAGGAGAAAAAAATATAAATGAGATTATCTGGGAATCAAAATACGGGATAAAATTCATTCCTGCATCCTCAGGATTTGAGGAACTGGCAAATCTTCCACAGGAAAAACAGATACAGATAATAAACTCTTTTCAGGAGATATATTACAACTTTGACATAATGCTGATAGACACATCAGCAGGAATATCTGAAAATGTAATTAATTTCTGCCTTGCTTCAGACAGAACAATTGTTATAACTACTCCTGACCCAACAGCACTGGCAGACTCTTATGCAATATCACGGATACTCCTGAACTACAAATCAGACAATATGGATTTAGGCCTTGTTGTAAATCTGGTGGAAAGCGAAGAAGAAGCAGAAAAAATGTATAGAGGAATGAACAATATACTGAGAGAGTTCACAGGAAAGGAAATCAGTTATTACGGATTTATCAGAAAGGATAAAAAACTATCAGAATCTGTAAGAGACAGATATGTCTTATCTGCTGTAAATCCAAAAGCCACTTACAGTCAGGATGTTGAAGCAATTGCCAGATACATCATCGATGGCAAAAGACCAATAAGGAAAGAAAATTTCTGGAATAGATTTCTAAATAATCTTAAAAACTTAAAACTTGATTAG